The Actinotalea sp. JY-7876 sequence CGGTGGCGGGACTGGGACGTCCACCTCGAGCACGTCGGCGCACCGGACGCCCCGGTCCGCATGCTGCTCGTGCACGGGGCCGGGGGCAACGCGGCGGCGATGTGGCCCTTCGCGGCGCACCTGTCGACGCTCGGTGCCCGCGTCACCGTCCTCGACCTGCCGGGGTACGGGCTGACCCGCGGGGCGCGGCCCGGTGCCCTGACCTTCCACGACTGGCGCGCGGTGCTCACGGACGTCGTCGCCGAGATCGACGACGGACGGCCGCTCGTGCTGATGGGGGCGAGCATGGGCGGGATGCTGGCGCTGGACACGGCGGCCCTGGGCGGCCGCGCCGACCTCGTCGTCGTGACCTGCCTCCTCGACACCCGTGATCCGCACGTCCGCGCGGTGCTGGTCCGGGCGCCGTGGCTGGCCCGTCTCGCCGGCCCCGCTCTGCGGCTGGCCGTCGGACCGCTCGGCAGGCTCCGCCTCCCGCTGCGCTGGATCGCGCCGATGACGACGATCTCGAACCATCCCGGGCTCCGCGCCGAGGTGCTGCGCGACCGCGAGGGCGGCGGGGGTGCCATGCCTCTGGGCTGGTTCCGCACGTTCCTCGAGAGCGGGCCTGCCGTGCGCCCCGAGGAGTACGACGGCCCACCGGTCCTGCTCCTCCACCCGGGCTCGGACCGCTGGACGCCCACGCACGTCAGCGCCGCGTACCTCGCACGCCTGCGGGGCGGGACGCGCCTCGTCGAGCTCGACGGGTGCGGCCACTTCCCCGTGGAGGAGCCGGGGTTCCAGGCCCTGCTCGACGCCGTCGACCAGGAGCTCCGCCGGCTGACGTCGGGCGAGGTCGCACCTTTGCAGCGAGGACGCACGTGCGCATGACCGTCGTCGGTGCGGATGTGCGACGTCGACGGCGGATGGTGTGGACAGCGCGGACGACGAACCGACCCGTGTGACCGGAGGCGCCCGACCTCACGCCCGGCCCCCTGGCGCGCCTCGTCCCGCGGCGCCTACCGTTCGGCATGGCGATGCACTGGACGCTCGGTGGCGATGCCGCCGACCCGCATGCGCTGGCAGCCTTCTGGGCACTGGCGCTCGGCTACGTCCCCGAGCCGGGGTACGTCGACCCGGACGGCGCCTCGATCGTCGACCCGGAGGGCGTCGGTGCGGCCATCAGCTGGCTTCGCGTCCCTGAGCCGAAGAGCGCGAAGAACCGGTTGCACATCGACCTGCGGGTCGCCGGCGAGCCGCCCTGGGACTGGCACGCCCGCGCCGACCTGATCCGCGCGAAGGTGACGCAGCTGGTCGGCGCCGGGGCGAGCGTCGTGCGCGAGGAGCACTACCAGGACGAGGGCGGAACGGTCCTCGGGCACGTGGTGATGCTCGACCCGGAGGGCAACGAGTTCTGCGTCGCCTGAGCCCCCGGTCGGCCCTCACCCGGAGGTGTCCCGCGGGTCCGAGCGCGGCCCGACGGCGGCGCCAACCACGCGGTCCTCGAGGCCGGCGCCTCGCTGCCCAGACATCCCGCCGGACGCGAGCGGACCCCGCCCCGACCACCGAGGCCTCCACGCCGTCGCGCGTGGAGACCTCGGCGTCGTGGTCGGGACCCGATCAGCGCAGGCCCTGGAACGCGAACCGGAACACGAGGTCGCTGCCCTGCGGCACCAGGAACTCCGGGTGCGTCGTGGCTCCCCAGGAGTCGTCGCCGCCGACGCCCCGGCGCATCAGCGCGGGCCGCACGATCGTGTGCTGGATCGGCGGCAGGTCGACGGGGTGCTGGGCGTTCTCGATCTCGAACGGGGTCCACGGCAGGGCCGAGAGCTCCATCTTCTCGTCGCAGTCGAACCGCAGCCCCGCGCCCCGGTCGTCGGTCACCGTGGCCCAGCGGACCCCCGTGCGGCTGCCGGCCTCCTGCGGGCGCACGTACGGCGTGAGCTGGTCCTGGACGTCCGCGTCGTAGATGCCCAGGCGCGCCCCGCGGCGCCGGTCGACGTAGCACTCGTCGGGCCCGTCGCCGTACCAGCGCAGGTGCCGCAGGCTCGCGTCGGCCGTGAAGAGCATGCCCAGCTCGGGCAGGTCCGGCAGGCCGGCGCCCGGGCGCAGGCTCAGGTCCACCTCGACCCGCCCGCTGCCGTACACCCGGTGGACGACGTCGCACTCGCTGTGCGGCGTCGTCGGCAGCAGGTAGCCGTACCGGACCTCCACGTGGTCCTCGCGCAGGGTGGCGACCGGCCGCTCCAGGCGGGGCGACGGCTCCGCGTACCGGCTCGCGAGCAGCCAGTGCCCGTCCCGGAACGGCATGCCCCAGCCACGCTCGTTGGACGTCGGCGCATGCCAGAAGTTCGGGCGCGGGATGCCCTGGAGCAGCTCGCGGCCGCCGTCCGAGGTCAGGCCGTAGCGGTAGGAGACCAGGCCGCCGTGCTTGCGCGAGAACAGGGCCGAGAAGTGCCGCCCGCGCACCCCGATGTTGTGGAAGCCCTCGACGAGGGTGGGCGCGGTCTCGCGCGACCTCGCCGGCGCCGTCGGCCGGATCACGATGACCTGCTGCTCCCAGGCGACCTCGTGCCCGGCCGGTGCCCACGCCGTCGCGTGCCGAAGCCTCAGGGAGACGTCGATCGCGTACTCGCCCGGCGTGCTGGGCACGACCACCGGGAGCGGGTAGGACCGCGTCTCCTCCGGCCCGACGTCGATCGCCAGCGACGTCTCGCGGAGCACCGTCCCGTCGCGTCGCAGGGTCACGACGCAGTCCAGGTCCGAGGTGTCGGTGAAGAGCCGTCGGCTGTGGATCTCGAGCTCGGCGTGCGACACGGCGATCCGGAACGGCTGGTAGAGGTACCGGACCTCCTGCACCTTCGGTGTCGGCGTGCGGTCGACCAGGACGATGCCGTTGGCGCTGAACTCGTAGTCGTGCGGCGCCTCGCCGCAGTCGCCGCCGTAGCCGTCGTACTCGCGTCCGTGCCGGTCCCGCAGGCGGATGGCCTGGTCGGCGAAGTCCCAGATGAACCCACCCTGGAAGAGCGGCTCGCGGTCCGCGAGCTCCAGGTACTTGTCCACGGCGCCGAACGAGTTGCCCATCGCGTGGGCGTACTCGCACAGGATGAAGGGCTTGCTCCGGTGAGTCCGCAGCCACTCCTCGACGTCCCCCGCCGGCGTGTACATCTGGCTCACGACGTCGGTCGTCTCGGGGAAGCGCGGGTCCCAGTGGACGCCCTCGTAGTGCACCGGACGGTCGTCGAGCGCGCGGAACCACTCGGACACGGCGAGCAGGTTCGTGCCCCCGAAGGACTCGTTCCCGCAGGACCACATGACGACGCTGGGGTGGTTCTTGTCGCGCTGCGCCATGCTGGCCGCGCGGTCGAGCAGCGCCGGGAGCCACTCGGGTCGGTCACCGGGCAGCGCGGCGTCGACGCTGAGCTCGCCCGCGGCGACCCGGTCCCACATGCCGTGGGTCTCCAGGTTCATCTCGTCGATGACGTACAGCCCGTACTCGTCGCACAGGTCGTAGAAGTACGAGTTGTTGGGGTAGTGGCTCGTGCGGACGGCGTTCACCCCGATGGACTTGAGGAGGCGCACGTCCCCCTCGGTCTCCTCGCGTGTGACGACGCGCCCGTTCAGCCCGAACTCGTGCCGGTTGACGCCCCGGAACACGACCCGCTTGCCGTTGATCTTCAGCAGGCCGTCCTCGATGCCGAACCGGCGCACGCCGACGGGCTGGACGACGAGCTCGGTCGGGGCGCCGTCGGGCCCCAGCACCTCGATCTCGAGCGTGTGGCGGTACGGGTCCTCGGCGCTCCACAGGTGCGGGTCGGCGAGGGTGATCGAGAGCTCGCCGTCCCCGGACTCGACCAGGTCGCCGTGCCCCACCAGGGTCGCCCGCACGGAGCCGCCGCCGCTGACCATGGGACGCAGCACCACCTGCGCGGTCCGCAGGTCGTCGGACACGACGGAGCGCACGCTCAGGTCCTCGAGGTGCGCCGCGGGCCGGCGGTACAGGACGACGTCACGGAAGATCCCAGAGAAGCGGTAGAAGTCCTGGTCCTCGAGCCACGACCCCGCGCTCCACTTGAAGACCTGGGCGGCGAGGGTGTTCTCCCCGTCCACCACGGCCTCGGTCAGGTCGAACTCCGAGGGCGTGAACGAGTCGGCCCCGAAGCCGATGTAGGTCCCGTTGAGCCAGACGGCGATCGCGCTCTCTGCGCCGTGGAACGACACGCTCAGCCGCTCGCCGTCCGCCAGCGGGCGGTCCAGCGCGAACGTCGTCGCGTAGCTGCCGACGGGGTTGAACCGGGTCGGCACCTGCCCCGGCTCGAGCGCCTCGTGGCCGTCCCAGGGGTACTGGACGTTCGTGTACTGCGGGCGGTCGTAGCCCTCGAGCTGGATGTGGGCGGGGACGCGGATGTCGTCCCACGAGGAGGTGTCGTAGTCGGGGTCCTGGAAGCCCGCGACCGTCTGCGCCGGGTTCTTCGCGTAGTGGAACTTCCAGAGCCCGTTGAGGCACTGCTCGAACGCGCTGGTCCCGGTCGCCGCCTCCGCCCGGCCACTGAACCAGCGGTGGTCGGAGTGGGCGGGGAGCCGGTTCTCGGCGAAGAACTCGGGGTCAGCGATGCGGGCGGGGTCGAACGCCATCTGTGTCACTCCGTCGTAGGTCACTTGAGGGCACCGGTGATGCCCTGGGCGAAGCTGCGCTGCAGGACGAGGAAGATCACCACAGCCGGGACGGACGCGATGAGCACGGCGAGCATGAGCATCCCGTAGTCGGTCACGTACCCGGCGCGGATGTTCGCCAGCAGCATGGGCATGGTCTGGGTCGCGCTGTCGACGAGGATCACCTTGGGCCACAGGAAGTTGTTCCACGAGGCCATGAAGGTGATGACCGCCGCCGCGGAGAGCGTGGGCTTCATCGACGGCAGGTAGATCCGCAGGAAGATCTCGAGCTCCCGGAGGCCGTCGATCCGCGCCGCCTCGATGATCTCGTGCGGGAAGGTCCGGGACGCCTGGCGGAAGAGCAGGATGAGGAACGGCGTGGAGATCGTGGGCAGCACCACCGCGAACCAGGAGTTCACCAGGCCCAGATCGGCGAACATCCGGAACAGCGGGATCATCGTCGCCGCGAACGGGATCATGATCGCCAGCAGCAGCAGGCCCATCAGCCAGTCCTTGGCCCGGGTGTGGTAGATCTCGAAGCCGTAGCCGGCGATCGAGGTGATGGCCAGCGCCAGGACCGTGGTGGCGACCGCGATGAGGCCGGAGTACCACAGGGCCGGGCCCAGGGCGGCGGTCGACGTCAGCGTCGCGAAGTTCGCCAGCAGGTTCGTGCCCGGCAGGAGCTTGGAGGCCAGCACCTCCTGGCTGGTGTTCGTCGCCGAGACCACCATGAAGTACAGCGGGAAGATCGACGCCAGGGCGGCGACCGTCAGGAACAGGTAGCCGGGCACCCGGCGCCACGCCCGCCTAGTCACGCTTGTCACCAACTCTCAGCTGGATCGCGGCCAGGACCGCGACGATGATGAGGATCACGTACGAGATCGCGGACGCGTACCCGAAGTTCGGGTTGTTCTGGAACGAGACCAGGTAGAGGTAGTGCGAGATGCTCATCGAGCTGTTCGCCGGCCCGCCCCCGGTGAGGGTGAACGACTCGTCGAAGAGCTGAAGCGTGCCGTTGGTCGACAAGATCGCCGTGAGCAGGATCATCGGCTTGAGCTGCGGCATGGTGACGTACCAGAACGTCTTGAAGCCCCCTGCGCCGTCGATCTTCGCCGCCTCGATGGTCGAGTGGTCGATGTTCTGCAGCGCGGCCAGGTAGAAGATCATGTTGTAGCCGGTCCATCGCCACAGCAGGCCGAGGATGACGACCATCCGGGCGGTGCCCGGCTCGCCCAGCCAGTTGACGGGGCCGTCGATGAGTCCCGCCCAGAGCAGGGCGTCGTTCACCAGGCCGTCGTTGGCGAACATCGTGCGGAAGACCAGGGCGTAGGAGACGAGCCCGACGGCGCTCGGCAGGAAGATGGCCGTCCGCCAGAACGCCTTGAACCGCAGGTTCTTGTCGTTGAGGAGCGTGGCCAGCACCAGGGCCAGGGCCAGCATGATCGGGACCTGGACGATCAGGTACACGAACGTGGTGAGCAGCGTCTGCTTGAAGGTCGCGTCCTCGAGCAGCCGCTGGTAGTTCGACCACAGCGGCTCCGCCTGCTGGAGCCGCGTCCCGCGGCCGGTCTGCAGGGAGAGCAGGAAGGCCTGCAGCATCGGCCAGAAGTTGAGCCCGACGATGAGCAGCGATGCGGGCAGGAGGAAGGACCAGCCCGTCAGGCTCCGGCGCCGCTCCAGGCGGAGCGCCGGGCGGGGACCGCCCGGGGGCCGGGACGAACGGCTGGGGCGTCGCGGGCGCGGGGCCCGCGACCGGGCGACGGGAGGAACTGCCTCGTCAGTCGGCGCGGCGTTGGACACGGCTGGCTCACCTTCTGCGGAGGGGATGGACGCGGGTCGGACGGCGACCGGGCGCGGCGAGCAGTCCACCGCGCCCGGTCCGGACGTCACTGCATCGCGAACTCGACGGTGCTCTGCGCCTCCTGGAGGGCCGACTCCGGGTCGGCCCCGCCCATGATGTTGGTGACGGCCACGCTGACCGCGTCGCGGCCCTCGTAGTAGTAGGCCCCCGTGTTGTTGCTCGGGACCTCGCTGGCGTACTCGACGACCCGGCTGAAGATCGGCGAGCCGCCGAAGAACTCCTGGGGCTCGGAGTAGACGTCGCTCTCACCCGCCGGGGTCCAGTTCGCCAGGGCGCCCGAGGCGGGGAGGATCGTGTCGTAGAGCTCCGTGGAGCCGGCGAACGTGGACGCGAGGAAGTCCGCGGCCAGTTCCGTGTCGCCCGTCGCGCTGACCGCCCACGAGGAGCCGCCGTTCGCGGAGTAGTGGGTCGCGCCGTCGACGTCGTCGATCTTGGGCAGGTTCGTGACGTCCCACAGGCCGGACTGGTCGGCGGCCGACTGGATGGAGCCGACGATCCAGACCCCGTTGATCGTTCCCGCGACGGTGCCGTTGGTCAGCGTGCCGATGTACTCGTCCCACGAGTTGACCTCGAGGAGGACGCCGGAGGTGACGAGCTCCTGGTAGACGTCGATCGCCTCGAGCAGCGCCTCGTTGCCGGTGATCGTCGGGTTGCCCTCGTCGTCGAAGAGGCTCGCCCCGGCGCTCTGCAGCATCATCATGAGCGTGTCGGCGGAGCCCGCCTGGCCCGACAGCAGGGGCTTGCCCGTCTTCGCCAGGACGTCCTTGCCGAGGGTGATGTACTCGCTCCACGTGATGTCCGTGAAGTCCTCGACCGTGTAGCCGGCCTCCTGGAGGACGTCCGTCCGCAGGGCCGAGATCGCGGTGCCGTTGTCGAACGGGACGCCGTAGGTGGCGCCGTCGACGGTCGAGTACGTCACGACGGACTC is a genomic window containing:
- a CDS encoding alpha/beta hydrolase codes for the protein MTPAADDRRYEPYVRPVPPDARRDAETWRWRDWDVHLEHVGAPDAPVRMLLVHGAGGNAAAMWPFAAHLSTLGARVTVLDLPGYGLTRGARPGALTFHDWRAVLTDVVAEIDDGRPLVLMGASMGGMLALDTAALGGRADLVVVTCLLDTRDPHVRAVLVRAPWLARLAGPALRLAVGPLGRLRLPLRWIAPMTTISNHPGLRAEVLRDREGGGGAMPLGWFRTFLESGPAVRPEEYDGPPVLLLHPGSDRWTPTHVSAAYLARLRGGTRLVELDGCGHFPVEEPGFQALLDAVDQELRRLTSGEVAPLQRGRTCA
- a CDS encoding VOC family protein — translated: MAMHWTLGGDAADPHALAAFWALALGYVPEPGYVDPDGASIVDPEGVGAAISWLRVPEPKSAKNRLHIDLRVAGEPPWDWHARADLIRAKVTQLVGAGASVVREEHYQDEGGTVLGHVVMLDPEGNEFCVA
- a CDS encoding glycoside hydrolase family 2 TIM barrel-domain containing protein, giving the protein MAFDPARIADPEFFAENRLPAHSDHRWFSGRAEAATGTSAFEQCLNGLWKFHYAKNPAQTVAGFQDPDYDTSSWDDIRVPAHIQLEGYDRPQYTNVQYPWDGHEALEPGQVPTRFNPVGSYATTFALDRPLADGERLSVSFHGAESAIAVWLNGTYIGFGADSFTPSEFDLTEAVVDGENTLAAQVFKWSAGSWLEDQDFYRFSGIFRDVVLYRRPAAHLEDLSVRSVVSDDLRTAQVVLRPMVSGGGSVRATLVGHGDLVESGDGELSITLADPHLWSAEDPYRHTLEIEVLGPDGAPTELVVQPVGVRRFGIEDGLLKINGKRVVFRGVNRHEFGLNGRVVTREETEGDVRLLKSIGVNAVRTSHYPNNSYFYDLCDEYGLYVIDEMNLETHGMWDRVAAGELSVDAALPGDRPEWLPALLDRAASMAQRDKNHPSVVMWSCGNESFGGTNLLAVSEWFRALDDRPVHYEGVHWDPRFPETTDVVSQMYTPAGDVEEWLRTHRSKPFILCEYAHAMGNSFGAVDKYLELADREPLFQGGFIWDFADQAIRLRDRHGREYDGYGGDCGEAPHDYEFSANGIVLVDRTPTPKVQEVRYLYQPFRIAVSHAELEIHSRRLFTDTSDLDCVVTLRRDGTVLRETSLAIDVGPEETRSYPLPVVVPSTPGEYAIDVSLRLRHATAWAPAGHEVAWEQQVIVIRPTAPARSRETAPTLVEGFHNIGVRGRHFSALFSRKHGGLVSYRYGLTSDGGRELLQGIPRPNFWHAPTSNERGWGMPFRDGHWLLASRYAEPSPRLERPVATLREDHVEVRYGYLLPTTPHSECDVVHRVYGSGRVEVDLSLRPGAGLPDLPELGMLFTADASLRHLRWYGDGPDECYVDRRRGARLGIYDADVQDQLTPYVRPQEAGSRTGVRWATVTDDRGAGLRFDCDEKMELSALPWTPFEIENAQHPVDLPPIQHTIVRPALMRRGVGGDDSWGATTHPEFLVPQGSDLVFRFAFQGLR
- a CDS encoding carbohydrate ABC transporter permease, which encodes MTRRAWRRVPGYLFLTVAALASIFPLYFMVVSATNTSQEVLASKLLPGTNLLANFATLTSTAALGPALWYSGLIAVATTVLALAITSIAGYGFEIYHTRAKDWLMGLLLLAIMIPFAATMIPLFRMFADLGLVNSWFAVVLPTISTPFLILLFRQASRTFPHEIIEAARIDGLRELEIFLRIYLPSMKPTLSAAAVITFMASWNNFLWPKVILVDSATQTMPMLLANIRAGYVTDYGMLMLAVLIASVPAVVIFLVLQRSFAQGITGALK
- a CDS encoding carbohydrate ABC transporter permease, whose product is MSNAAPTDEAVPPVARSRAPRPRRPSRSSRPPGGPRPALRLERRRSLTGWSFLLPASLLIVGLNFWPMLQAFLLSLQTGRGTRLQQAEPLWSNYQRLLEDATFKQTLLTTFVYLIVQVPIMLALALVLATLLNDKNLRFKAFWRTAIFLPSAVGLVSYALVFRTMFANDGLVNDALLWAGLIDGPVNWLGEPGTARMVVILGLLWRWTGYNMIFYLAALQNIDHSTIEAAKIDGAGGFKTFWYVTMPQLKPMILLTAILSTNGTLQLFDESFTLTGGGPANSSMSISHYLYLVSFQNNPNFGYASAISYVILIIVAVLAAIQLRVGDKRD
- a CDS encoding ABC transporter substrate-binding protein, whose amino-acid sequence is MTTFRKSASAGAVLTLALALAACSGGSSEPGGNDEAAAEGDGTLTVWAWDPAFNIYALEEAEKIYQQEHPDFELEIVETPWEDVQTKLTTLAQSGQLEELPDIFLMQNNAFQKNVINYPDVFSDMSDAGIDFSEFPESVVTYSTVDGATYGVPFDNGTAISALRTDVLQEAGYTVEDFTDITWSEYITLGKDVLAKTGKPLLSGQAGSADTLMMMLQSAGASLFDDEGNPTITGNEALLEAIDVYQELVTSGVLLEVNSWDEYIGTLTNGTVAGTINGVWIVGSIQSAADQSGLWDVTNLPKIDDVDGATHYSANGGSSWAVSATGDTELAADFLASTFAGSTELYDTILPASGALANWTPAGESDVYSEPQEFFGGSPIFSRVVEYASEVPSNNTGAYYYEGRDAVSVAVTNIMGGADPESALQEAQSTVEFAMQ